A single window of Methanomassiliicoccales archaeon DNA harbors:
- a CDS encoding tetrahydrofolate dehydrogenase/cyclohydrolase catalytic domain-containing protein encodes MTAILIEGKPIAEEIRKELRERISSLKDKGVVPGLAVILVGDDAASQTYVRMKGRASEELGMYSQTIFKPNDFPEEDLLELIDDLNADPRVHGILVQLPLPPHIDERKVLVRIDQRKDVDAFHPVNVGKILIGDHSGFMPATPYGIQELLIRSGNSPSGKHVVILGRSNIVGKPLAAMLMQKDDRANATVTVCHSKTENLAEITRTADILVSAMGAEAAFVKADMVKPGAVVIDVGSNRVPDASLPRGYRLMGDVDFDSVRQKAAAITPVPGGVGPMTIVMLMRNTVKAAETMLEQPHS; translated from the coding sequence ATGACCGCCATCTTGATCGAGGGAAAGCCCATCGCCGAGGAAATCAGGAAGGAACTGAGGGAAAGGATATCCTCGCTGAAGGACAAGGGAGTCGTCCCCGGACTGGCCGTCATCCTGGTAGGGGATGATGCGGCATCGCAAACGTATGTCCGCATGAAGGGAAGGGCAAGCGAGGAATTGGGCATGTACTCCCAGACGATCTTCAAGCCTAATGACTTCCCGGAAGAGGACCTGCTGGAACTCATCGACGATCTCAACGCCGACCCCCGGGTCCACGGTATCCTGGTACAATTGCCATTACCGCCCCACATCGACGAACGCAAAGTGCTGGTCCGGATCGACCAACGCAAGGATGTGGACGCCTTCCACCCGGTCAATGTGGGCAAGATCCTGATCGGAGACCACTCCGGCTTCATGCCGGCGACGCCTTACGGGATACAGGAACTTCTCATCCGCAGCGGGAACTCCCCGTCGGGTAAGCACGTGGTCATCCTTGGACGAAGCAACATTGTGGGGAAGCCACTGGCGGCGATGCTTATGCAGAAGGATGACCGCGCCAACGCCACGGTCACGGTGTGCCACTCCAAGACCGAGAACCTGGCTGAGATCACCCGCACCGCTGATATCCTGGTCTCCGCGATGGGGGCGGAGGCGGCATTCGTCAAGGCCGATATGGTCAAGCCGGGAGCGGTGGTCATCGATGTCGGCTCGAACCGGGTCCCAGACGCCAGCCTGCCCCGGGGGTATCGGCTCATGGGAGATGTCGATTTCGATTCCGTCAGGCAGAAGGCGGCCGCCATCACTCCCGTACCTGGCGGGGTAGGTCCGATGACCATCGTCATGCTGATGCGCAACACCGTCAAAGCGGCAGAGACGATGCTGGAACAGCCTCACTCCTGA
- a CDS encoding polysaccharide deacetylase family protein translates to MRRAAITVDVDRDVNQACKGRMAAISSPVNGSDEPRFSSSRKGLELIVATLNDLDVRGTFFFEATTALEINKTSDIGELMQGHEIACHAYDHEDLTGIDTGMQMDREDIDDILERSVGVLDTLFGEGRRGFRAPYLHSSEELMSSLKEHRFLYDSSVVEEIRDGSIRPYLTKNGLPEVPIASSRDQRGKKIVGYLWPFHEGKRPIGDYLRMVDGFRDGLLVLSTHSWHPVENFCNGQQCELDVQKGMDDLRELIQHSVATGVEFVTVAEHVDRCMGGSC, encoded by the coding sequence ATGCGCAGGGCGGCCATAACCGTCGATGTGGATAGAGATGTCAATCAGGCCTGTAAAGGCAGGATGGCGGCCATCTCCAGTCCGGTCAATGGTTCCGACGAGCCCCGGTTCTCTTCTTCCAGAAAGGGCCTTGAGCTGATCGTGGCCACCCTGAACGATCTGGATGTCCGCGGGACCTTCTTCTTCGAAGCGACGACGGCACTGGAGATCAATAAGACATCGGACATCGGGGAGCTCATGCAGGGGCATGAGATCGCCTGCCATGCCTATGACCATGAGGACCTGACCGGCATCGACACCGGAATGCAGATGGACCGGGAGGACATCGATGACATCCTGGAAAGGTCCGTAGGAGTGCTGGATACATTGTTCGGCGAGGGACGGCGGGGCTTCCGCGCCCCATATCTGCATTCCAGCGAAGAGCTGATGAGCTCTCTCAAGGAACACCGTTTCCTGTACGACTCCAGCGTGGTGGAGGAGATACGGGACGGATCGATCCGACCATATCTCACCAAGAACGGACTGCCGGAGGTGCCCATCGCCTCCTCGCGTGACCAACGCGGAAAGAAGATCGTCGGCTACCTCTGGCCATTCCATGAGGGCAAGAGGCCGATCGGGGACTACCTCAGGATGGTCGATGGTTTCCGCGATGGACTGCTGGTCCTGTCAACCCATTCATGGCATCCGGTGGAGAACTTCTGCAACGGCCAACAGTGCGAGCTCGACGTGCAGAAGGGCATGGACGATCTGAGGGAGCTGATACAGCATTCGGTCGCCACCGGAGTGGAGTTCGTCACCGTGGCGGAGCATGTGGACCGGTGCATGGGAGGCAGCTGCTGA
- a CDS encoding FAD-dependent oxidoreductase: MVIIGGGTAGTSAALSLAERGIPCTIVERSPRLGGLASDLACKGRVKCVNCDVCMSTERLPGLFRSGMIKMITSSEVATIERDLGIYRVTVVPGRSIDPMNCDGCGDCADVCPPKAIEKVPGSDDRWRVATPSCPFPVEGCTSCVDVCSRDAVRTGPAGCEITADVIIVAIGSDPFKAQTDPRLGYGTVKGVITGLDAESELNRSGSLDRFCGGGPPKSIAFIQCVGSRGRPGTEQCSKVCCKYSIKLAQSMRAADAGLDITFFMMDWRRYVAEDSITDLARSDPKLAVLRSRPAEAVSGESGRPAVRYAMATDDGVNEKEFDLVILSIGLLPSASGPDIASSLGVRLSPHGFFMSEGNPGRMTDAKGLFFCGSCSGPKDIEECVMDGSIAAGKASAYLEGLK, translated from the coding sequence GTGGTGATCATCGGCGGAGGCACCGCCGGGACATCGGCCGCTCTCTCTCTGGCTGAAAGAGGGATACCGTGCACGATCGTGGAGCGCTCCCCCAGATTGGGTGGCCTGGCCTCCGATCTTGCCTGCAAGGGACGAGTTAAGTGCGTCAACTGCGACGTATGCATGTCAACGGAACGCTTACCGGGGCTTTTCCGGTCTGGCATGATCAAGATGATCACATCGTCCGAGGTGGCCACCATAGAAAGGGACCTGGGCATCTACCGGGTCACGGTGGTCCCGGGCCGTTCCATCGATCCAATGAACTGCGATGGTTGCGGTGATTGCGCCGATGTGTGCCCTCCCAAGGCCATAGAGAAAGTTCCTGGCAGCGATGACAGATGGCGGGTGGCCACACCCTCCTGCCCCTTCCCGGTCGAGGGATGCACCAGCTGCGTGGACGTCTGTTCCAGGGACGCGGTAAGGACCGGCCCGGCGGGCTGCGAGATCACGGCGGATGTCATCATCGTCGCCATCGGGAGCGATCCCTTCAAAGCCCAGACGGACCCGAGGTTGGGCTATGGCACGGTCAAAGGGGTCATAACCGGACTGGACGCGGAATCGGAGCTGAACCGGAGCGGGTCGTTGGACCGGTTCTGCGGGGGCGGCCCTCCCAAGAGCATCGCCTTCATCCAATGCGTCGGTTCACGAGGCCGTCCCGGGACCGAGCAATGCTCAAAGGTCTGCTGCAAATACTCTATAAAGCTGGCCCAGTCGATGCGGGCGGCGGATGCCGGTCTGGACATCACTTTCTTCATGATGGACTGGAGGAGGTATGTGGCGGAGGACTCCATCACCGACCTTGCCCGTTCAGATCCCAAACTGGCCGTTCTGCGGAGCAGGCCCGCCGAGGCGGTGTCCGGTGAGAGCGGGAGGCCGGCGGTACGGTATGCGATGGCCACAGATGACGGCGTCAATGAAAAGGAGTTCGACCTGGTCATACTCTCGATCGGCCTCCTGCCCTCAGCCTCCGGACCTGATATCGCCAGCTCGCTGGGCGTACGTCTTTCTCCCCATGGATTCTTCATGTCCGAAGGGAACCCGGGTCGGATGACCGATGCCAAAGGACTGTTCTTCTGCGGTTCCTGCTCGGGGCCCAAGGACATAGAGGAATGCGTGATGGACGGGAGCATCGCAGCCGGAAAGGCGAGCGCCTACCTGGAGGGATTGAAATGA
- a CDS encoding DUF2797 domain-containing protein, giving the protein MFVRADRLLPGPAPELFPQHAISFGWEGYVPHLEAFDSRTGKMLDIELEEIDWRISEERRCVGRFGSEGYAPCPSKRKVERFDQCERCASVWIGHQECIFEPRCDGTKCDSEICRRKHVVYAAFHGDMIKIGMTSGARLKERGIEQGADAIAPIVDCDNRMMARAAENRISHLLKARQTVSKKESLRTILRITDRRFYQSRYEDVLARVSEVLPVKGTPLEILDRYPVSFSDQENVEVSPLEGRHVGEVVAIKGKFLVYRSKNGKELKALQLSNVPSHFLRT; this is encoded by the coding sequence ATGTTCGTCCGTGCCGATCGATTGCTGCCGGGCCCTGCTCCCGAGCTTTTCCCTCAGCACGCCATCTCCTTTGGATGGGAGGGATATGTTCCCCATCTGGAAGCTTTCGATTCTCGGACAGGTAAGATGCTGGATATCGAATTGGAGGAGATCGATTGGCGCATCTCCGAGGAGCGAAGGTGCGTGGGCCGGTTCGGATCGGAAGGCTATGCGCCGTGCCCTTCCAAGCGGAAGGTGGAGCGTTTCGACCAATGCGAACGCTGCGCCTCGGTCTGGATCGGTCATCAGGAATGCATCTTCGAGCCTCGCTGTGACGGCACGAAATGTGATTCGGAGATATGCCGCAGGAAGCACGTGGTCTATGCAGCATTCCATGGAGATATGATCAAGATCGGTATGACCTCGGGTGCGAGGCTCAAGGAGCGGGGGATCGAGCAGGGGGCCGATGCGATCGCACCCATTGTGGATTGCGACAATCGAATGATGGCCAGGGCGGCGGAGAACCGGATCTCACACCTGTTGAAGGCCCGCCAGACGGTTTCGAAGAAGGAATCGCTGCGGACCATCCTAAGAATCACGGACAGAAGATTTTACCAATCCAGATACGAGGATGTCTTGGCTCGGGTGTCGGAGGTGCTCCCGGTAAAGGGCACACCGCTTGAGATACTTGACCGATACCCGGTCTCGTTCTCCGACCAGGAGAACGTGGAGGTGTCCCCGCTCGAGGGCAGACACGTCGGCGAGGTCGTCGCGATAAAAGGCAAATTTCTGGTGTACAGGTCGAAGAATGGCAAAGAGCTGAAGGCCCTGCAGCTCTCGAACGTGCCCTCCCACTTTCTAAGGACATGA
- a CDS encoding methylenetetrahydrofolate reductase: MKAASNLQGVLDSGQFAVTAEIGPPKGANPEVLRKHARNMKGYADAFNLTDNQTAVVRLSSWAASLVCLQEGVEPVMQMACRDRNRIAIQSDALGASALGVRNVLCLTGDHQIFGNQKEAKNVYDLDSIQELMVLRSMRDEGKTWGGDTLDSAPQLYLGAVENPFGDPFEFRVPRLAKKVAAGADFIQTQSIYDMERFETFMDQVRERGLDRKVHILAGVLPLKSAKAALYMKNKVSGMSVPDEIIDRMKNAADPKAEGIKLCVETIEHLKQVKGVHGVHIMAVAWEEKVPEIVREAGLHPRPVMMEPEH; the protein is encoded by the coding sequence ATGAAGGCCGCCAGCAACCTGCAGGGGGTTCTCGATTCCGGGCAGTTCGCGGTCACGGCCGAGATCGGACCGCCGAAAGGGGCCAACCCTGAGGTCCTGAGGAAACACGCCAGGAACATGAAGGGTTACGCTGATGCCTTCAACCTTACCGACAACCAGACGGCGGTCGTCAGGCTGTCCAGCTGGGCCGCTTCGCTCGTGTGCCTGCAGGAAGGCGTCGAACCGGTAATGCAGATGGCCTGCCGCGACCGGAACCGCATCGCCATCCAATCCGATGCGCTGGGCGCAAGCGCCCTGGGCGTGCGCAATGTCCTATGCCTGACCGGGGACCACCAGATATTCGGGAACCAGAAGGAGGCGAAGAACGTGTACGACCTGGACTCGATCCAGGAGCTCATGGTGCTGCGTTCGATGCGGGACGAGGGCAAGACCTGGGGAGGGGATACGCTGGATTCAGCCCCGCAGCTTTACCTGGGTGCGGTGGAGAATCCCTTCGGCGACCCGTTCGAGTTCCGGGTGCCCCGCTTGGCCAAGAAGGTGGCCGCCGGGGCAGATTTCATCCAGACCCAATCGATCTACGACATGGAAAGGTTCGAGACCTTCATGGACCAGGTCCGGGAACGCGGGCTCGACAGGAAGGTCCACATCCTGGCCGGAGTGCTTCCTCTAAAATCGGCGAAGGCTGCCCTATACATGAAGAACAAGGTCTCAGGCATGAGCGTTCCTGACGAGATAATCGACCGGATGAAGAATGCGGCCGACCCGAAGGCGGAAGGGATTAAGCTATGCGTCGAGACCATCGAGCACCTCAAACAGGTAAAAGGGGTCCATGGCGTCCACATCATGGCCGTTGCGTGGGAGGAGAAGGTACCGGAGATAGTACGGGAGGCAGGTCTCCATCCCCGTCCGGTCATGATGGAACCGGAGCACTGA
- a CDS encoding DUF3786 domain-containing protein: MHGRQLLMPTASEKLRNNSYSAAEEKAWEDLIHLDSKNIAKNSLAGFDGRTFTLTVLDETVTVDKWDGLVTSSKPHDKSFEVLVLHYLIGCRSGGPGGELVLFRQLKGGEAYNDAFQKRVNDRLAKEFGEDPDALARAGARLNGTKRTKGNASVELLLFPKVPVTVIVWRGDGEVPASSTILFDRSIGDIFPTEDVAIAASFLVEKLIGARSETSEVSTDR; the protein is encoded by the coding sequence GTGCATGGGAGGCAGCTGCTGATGCCTACCGCCTCCGAGAAGCTGAGGAACAACTCCTACTCCGCGGCTGAGGAGAAGGCCTGGGAAGACCTGATCCACCTGGATTCAAAGAACATTGCGAAGAATTCGTTGGCCGGTTTCGACGGCCGGACGTTCACGCTCACCGTTCTGGACGAGACGGTCACCGTGGACAAGTGGGACGGGCTGGTGACTTCTTCGAAACCGCACGACAAGTCCTTCGAGGTCCTGGTCCTGCACTATCTCATCGGATGTCGCTCTGGCGGGCCCGGCGGAGAGCTTGTTCTATTCCGACAGCTGAAGGGAGGGGAGGCCTACAACGATGCCTTCCAGAAACGAGTGAACGATAGGCTGGCAAAGGAGTTCGGCGAGGACCCTGACGCGTTGGCAAGAGCGGGGGCCAGGTTAAACGGGACGAAAAGAACGAAGGGCAACGCCTCGGTGGAGCTGCTGCTTTTCCCGAAGGTCCCGGTCACAGTGATCGTCTGGCGTGGTGACGGGGAGGTCCCAGCCTCCTCCACCATCCTGTTCGACCGCAGCATCGGCGACATATTCCCGACCGAGGACGTCGCCATTGCCGCCTCGTTCCTCGTCGAGAAGTTGATCGGGGCGAGATCGGAGACGTCAGAGGTCAGTACAGACCGGTGA
- a CDS encoding RNA 2'-phosphotransferase, which translates to MLRECSEHGYFRGDVCPVCGEEGKFLMNEQELEQIGRTMAGVLRHFPEKFGLEMDDQGFINLREFVNALKDQSKRYHWLRPHHIIAIIETDPKGRYQISNDMIRATYGHSIDLNLKLPTENIPDRLYYPTTPEEADILLETGLKPSDRKMVHLSKTYNDALSAGKVRTGEPIILEIDAKGAIEDGIIIGQAGRTVFLASEIPAECLSKAEPPVEEEVITD; encoded by the coding sequence ATGTTGCGCGAATGCAGTGAGCACGGTTATTTCCGGGGTGACGTCTGCCCAGTCTGCGGAGAGGAGGGCAAGTTCCTGATGAACGAGCAGGAACTGGAACAGATCGGACGCACCATGGCCGGAGTGCTACGCCACTTCCCTGAGAAGTTCGGGCTGGAGATGGATGACCAGGGTTTCATCAACCTGAGGGAGTTCGTCAATGCCCTGAAGGACCAGAGCAAGCGGTACCATTGGCTCAGGCCCCATCATATCATCGCCATCATCGAGACGGACCCCAAGGGGCGGTATCAGATCAGCAACGACATGATCCGTGCCACATACGGCCACTCCATCGACCTGAACCTAAAGCTCCCTACGGAGAACATACCGGACCGCCTTTACTATCCGACCACGCCGGAAGAGGCAGACATACTCCTCGAGACCGGACTGAAGCCCTCTGACAGAAAGATGGTCCATCTGTCCAAGACCTATAACGACGCGTTGTCCGCGGGTAAGGTCAGGACCGGGGAGCCGATCATCCTGGAGATCGACGCCAAGGGCGCCATCGAGGATGGCATCATCATTGGCCAGGCAGGGAGGACCGTTTTCCTTGCGTCGGAGATCCCGGCCGAGTGCCTGAGCAAAGCGGAGCCGCCGGTCGAGGAAGAAGTCATCACCGATTGA
- a CDS encoding 4Fe-4S binding protein: MTEPTPPTHSSIVAPKGIGVFICSCGGVISRKVDEQRLRLIAAADPKVRDVLRFDRCCGEPALGEIKLSLMAGDIDRFIVIGCSARTASDRFLQLAGSAGVCPELVTFCDVLDMCGSLSRAEAQAKSERMVLTSLKRCAMLQETPRIEVEPLRTALVVGNGPSAITVSRVLLDEGLDVVVVNPAQRLEESDHQSAIPLEGGALGQMADAAGDRFRVFNFAEAHSLSGHFGNLTVTISKDGEMWKETVGGVIVALDKVESFNPLLSRFPGSITQEGFESKLRALERMPRNIVMVAMDEVGGSERSPMSTHDAVHHAMHAKGLSPSSQITVVTREVYAFGQCEVGYRKAQEMGVRFIRSDMVPSLDGDRLAVDDVHSGMTMRIPADLIVVDNHSESFGTAQVAKAFRLPLASDGGMARSNPKCRPVASHVPGVLLCGSASEMNLGAGPTMSAKAAAHRIASLLRSRIVLGGNVAEVDQERCSTCLTCVRTCPFHAPSIGKEGKAEVDIGNCQGCGMCAAACPSKAIQVYSYRDDQIDAEVTKALEDVQ; encoded by the coding sequence ATGACCGAACCGACGCCGCCCACGCACAGCTCCATCGTTGCTCCCAAGGGCATCGGCGTGTTCATATGCTCCTGCGGGGGCGTTATATCCAGGAAGGTCGACGAACAGCGTCTGAGGCTCATCGCGGCGGCCGACCCGAAAGTAAGGGATGTCCTCCGCTTCGATCGTTGCTGTGGCGAACCGGCCCTGGGAGAGATCAAGCTCTCCCTGATGGCCGGGGACATAGACCGGTTCATCGTGATCGGTTGCAGCGCCCGCACCGCCTCGGACCGGTTCCTGCAGCTCGCCGGATCGGCCGGCGTGTGCCCCGAACTGGTTACGTTCTGTGATGTATTGGACATGTGCGGGTCGCTAAGCAGGGCAGAGGCACAGGCCAAGTCAGAGCGGATGGTCCTGACCTCGCTGAAGAGGTGTGCCATGCTGCAGGAAACTCCGAGAATCGAGGTCGAGCCGTTGAGAACGGCGCTCGTGGTCGGCAACGGGCCTTCCGCCATCACCGTTTCCAGAGTGCTGCTGGACGAGGGTTTGGACGTCGTGGTGGTCAATCCGGCGCAAAGACTGGAGGAGAGCGATCACCAGAGCGCGATCCCGTTGGAAGGCGGGGCATTGGGGCAAATGGCCGATGCCGCCGGGGACAGGTTCCGGGTCTTCAATTTCGCCGAAGCACATTCCCTTTCCGGCCATTTCGGTAACCTCACGGTCACCATCTCCAAAGACGGTGAGATGTGGAAGGAGACCGTTGGAGGCGTCATCGTCGCACTGGACAAGGTGGAGTCCTTCAATCCACTGTTGTCCCGATTCCCCGGTTCCATAACCCAGGAAGGGTTCGAGTCCAAGCTCCGGGCCTTGGAACGGATGCCCAGGAACATCGTCATGGTGGCCATGGACGAGGTTGGCGGTTCCGAACGCTCTCCGATGTCCACCCACGATGCGGTGCACCATGCCATGCATGCCAAAGGTCTGTCGCCCAGTTCCCAGATCACCGTCGTCACCCGTGAGGTCTACGCCTTCGGTCAGTGCGAGGTCGGATACCGAAAGGCGCAGGAGATGGGGGTCCGGTTCATTCGTTCCGATATGGTCCCCAGCTTGGACGGGGATCGTCTGGCCGTAGACGACGTCCATTCCGGGATGACCATGAGGATACCGGCCGACCTGATAGTGGTGGACAACCATTCCGAGAGCTTCGGGACCGCGCAGGTGGCCAAGGCGTTCAGGCTGCCGCTGGCCTCGGACGGAGGCATGGCCCGCTCCAATCCTAAATGCCGGCCGGTCGCCAGCCATGTTCCAGGGGTCCTGCTCTGCGGGTCGGCCTCGGAAATGAACCTTGGGGCTGGACCGACCATGAGCGCCAAGGCGGCCGCCCACAGGATCGCATCGCTGCTCCGTTCCCGCATAGTGCTCGGGGGCAACGTCGCCGAGGTGGACCAGGAACGGTGCTCTACATGCCTCACCTGTGTCAGGACCTGCCCTTTCCACGCGCCCAGCATCGGAAAGGAGGGCAAGGCGGAGGTCGACATAGGCAATTGTCAGGGCTGCGGGATGTGCGCTGCCGCCTGTCCCAGCAAGGCCATACAGGTCTATTCCTACCGGGACGACCAGATCGATGCTGAGGTCACCAAGGCGCTGGAGGACGTGCAATGA
- a CDS encoding formate--tetrahydrofolate ligase, giving the protein MKTNIEIAQEVKARPIEEIARSVGLDNDDIVHYGKYMAKVPLSALKKFDDRPVGKLVLMTAITATPAGEGKTVTTIGLVQALGRLNKRVMGAIREPSLGPTFGLKGGATGGGYSQVYPMWDIDLHFTGDIHAVGAANNLLSAILENSISKKNPLNIDPTRIVLRKAMDMNCRELRHIVVGLGGRTEGGTPHESGFIITVATEISAILALATSVADLKERLGRMIVAYTYEGEPVTTTQLGCVGALALLLKDAIFPNLVQTLEGEPVFIHGFPFANIAHGNSSITATKYALKMADIVVTEAGFAADLGAEKFFDIVCRSEGIHADCAVIVCSIRALKMHGNVPVDKVCTQDCDGLRRGFSNLDKHIENIRKFGVPMVIALNHFATDTEEEIRIVIEHCKEKGVRCALSNVFSKGGEGGEELARQVLHVLENEKPNFRFLYDTNLPLKEKIRIVATEMYGAMDVQYESGAEKAIKLIETSGTNRLPVCMAKTQLSLSDNPKLKGAPTGWVLNVRDVFVSAGAGFIVVVCGPIMLMPGLSSEPAALGIDISDDGYITGLY; this is encoded by the coding sequence ATGAAGACCAACATCGAGATCGCTCAGGAAGTCAAGGCGAGACCCATAGAGGAGATAGCCAGATCGGTCGGCCTAGACAATGATGACATCGTCCACTATGGCAAGTACATGGCGAAGGTGCCGTTGAGCGCTCTCAAGAAGTTCGATGACCGCCCGGTCGGGAAGCTCGTGCTCATGACAGCGATCACCGCGACCCCGGCCGGAGAAGGCAAAACGGTCACCACGATCGGCCTGGTGCAGGCGCTGGGAAGGCTGAACAAGAGGGTCATGGGGGCGATCCGTGAACCGTCCCTCGGACCAACGTTCGGTCTCAAGGGAGGCGCCACGGGCGGCGGTTACTCTCAGGTCTATCCGATGTGGGACATCGACCTGCATTTCACCGGCGACATTCATGCGGTCGGGGCGGCCAACAATCTCCTCTCGGCGATCCTGGAGAACAGTATTTCAAAGAAGAATCCTCTGAACATCGATCCTACCCGGATCGTTCTCCGCAAGGCGATGGACATGAACTGCCGCGAGCTGAGGCACATCGTTGTGGGGCTGGGCGGCAGGACCGAGGGCGGGACCCCGCACGAGAGCGGTTTCATCATAACCGTGGCGACCGAGATCAGCGCCATCCTTGCCTTGGCCACCTCCGTGGCCGACCTCAAGGAGCGTCTTGGCCGGATGATAGTGGCGTACACCTACGAGGGAGAGCCGGTCACGACCACCCAGCTAGGATGCGTTGGCGCTCTGGCCCTGCTCCTTAAGGACGCCATCTTCCCCAACCTGGTGCAGACGCTGGAGGGAGAGCCGGTCTTCATCCACGGTTTCCCCTTCGCCAACATCGCCCATGGCAATTCATCGATCACTGCCACCAAGTACGCCCTTAAGATGGCCGACATAGTGGTCACCGAGGCGGGCTTCGCGGCCGATCTGGGAGCTGAGAAGTTCTTTGACATCGTCTGCCGCAGCGAGGGCATACACGCCGACTGTGCCGTCATCGTCTGTTCGATCCGCGCGCTGAAGATGCATGGGAACGTCCCGGTGGACAAGGTCTGCACCCAGGACTGCGACGGCCTGAGGCGAGGCTTCTCCAACCTCGACAAGCACATAGAGAACATCAGGAAGTTCGGTGTCCCGATGGTCATAGCGTTGAACCATTTCGCCACGGACACCGAAGAGGAGATTCGCATAGTCATCGAACACTGCAAGGAGAAGGGGGTCCGCTGTGCCCTCTCCAACGTCTTCTCCAAGGGAGGGGAAGGAGGCGAGGAGCTTGCAAGACAGGTGCTGCATGTGCTCGAAAACGAGAAACCCAATTTCCGCTTCCTGTACGACACGAACCTGCCGCTCAAGGAGAAGATCCGGATAGTAGCGACCGAGATGTACGGGGCGATGGATGTGCAATACGAGAGCGGGGCGGAGAAGGCCATCAAGCTCATTGAGACCTCCGGCACCAATCGCCTACCGGTCTGCATGGCCAAGACCCAGCTGTCCCTGTCCGATAATCCGAAACTGAAGGGGGCCCCGACCGGTTGGGTGCTGAACGTCAGGGACGTGTTCGTTTCCGCCGGAGCAGGTTTCATCGTGGTGGTGTGCGGCCCGATCATGCTCATGCCCGGGCTGTCGTCCGAACCGGCCGCCTTGGGCATCGACATCAGCGACGACGGATACATCACCGGTCTGTACTGA
- a CDS encoding methylenetetrahydrofolate reductase C-terminal domain-containing protein, producing MIIAEQKPLNEVIEMLEGHSRVLVVGCRSCVAVCLAGGEKEAGILAESLRLHSDLKGKEWEVEEVTLERVCEKEWVRGMDSDIEGKDVVLSLACGVGAQVIHELYPGMFVVPGVNTISMGAPEEQGIYLEKCGGCGDCVLHLTGGVCPVARCSKSLMNGPCGGSQNGKCEIDPDTPCGWDQIYRSLKELNRLDLMETAIPPKNWRPSRSGGPRKTVRKEAVQTDEEKKIRGASP from the coding sequence ATGATCATCGCGGAACAGAAACCCCTGAATGAAGTGATCGAGATGCTCGAAGGGCACAGCAGGGTGCTCGTGGTAGGATGCCGCTCCTGCGTGGCGGTGTGCCTGGCCGGAGGGGAGAAAGAGGCGGGCATCCTGGCGGAGTCGTTACGTCTGCATTCCGACCTGAAGGGAAAGGAATGGGAGGTGGAGGAGGTCACCCTGGAACGGGTCTGCGAGAAGGAATGGGTCAGGGGTATGGATTCCGACATCGAAGGCAAGGACGTGGTCTTATCATTGGCCTGCGGAGTGGGGGCCCAGGTCATTCATGAACTATACCCAGGCATGTTCGTGGTCCCCGGTGTCAACACCATTTCCATGGGTGCTCCGGAGGAGCAGGGAATATACCTGGAGAAGTGCGGGGGCTGCGGTGATTGCGTACTGCACCTGACCGGCGGTGTATGTCCTGTCGCCCGATGCTCCAAAAGCCTGATGAACGGACCATGCGGAGGTTCGCAGAACGGCAAGTGCGAGATCGACCCGGACACACCCTGCGGTTGGGACCAGATCTACAGATCGCTCAAGGAGCTGAACCGTCTGGACCTGATGGAGACCGCCATCCCGCCGAAGAATTGGAGGCCAAGCCGTTCCGGAGGCCCGCGTAAGACGGTCCGGAAAGAGGCCGTCCAGACCGACGAGGAGAAGAAGATCAGGGGGGCATCGCCATGA
- a CDS encoding hydrogenase iron-sulfur subunit, whose amino-acid sequence MRIIGFVCRDSALVAAEQAGAMGRSIPSSATLVEMPCTGRVDAVHILRAFREGADAVFVAGCLEGNCRYQYGNIEARKRVTLTKSQLQAAGLEPERLEMFNLASNQEWRFEEIVKEMVSRVEKLGPNPIGKVKT is encoded by the coding sequence ATGAGGATCATCGGGTTCGTTTGCCGGGACAGCGCCCTGGTCGCGGCGGAACAGGCCGGAGCGATGGGCCGTTCCATACCATCCTCGGCGACCTTGGTGGAGATGCCCTGCACCGGCCGCGTGGACGCCGTTCATATCCTGAGGGCTTTCCGGGAAGGGGCGGACGCCGTTTTCGTCGCCGGATGCCTGGAAGGCAACTGCCGATACCAATATGGCAACATCGAGGCAAGGAAACGTGTTACTCTGACGAAATCTCAGCTCCAGGCTGCCGGGCTCGAACCTGAGCGGCTGGAGATGTTCAACCTGGCATCGAACCAGGAATGGAGGTTCGAGGAGATCGTCAAAGAGATGGTCTCCCGGGTCGAAAAACTTGGACCGAACCCCATCGGCAAGGTGAAGACATGA